TAAACTCGAACAGTGAAGAGCAAGGCTATAAATTAAAGCCCCAGCTACAAATCAGCGCTGAGGCGCGAGGAATCCGCCAGCAGGAACCTGGAGCTATCTAATTGCAAGAACCCAGCAGGAAATCTTTTCCGTCACTTTGCACAAAAAGCTTATCGGTATCGCGACCCCCTTCAAGCGCCCAGTCTACCAACTGGTAAAAAACATCACGGGAAACGCGAGCCTGTAACCCCCCTCGAATCTCCAGATAAGGGATTGGCTGCGGCGGAGCACCAAAGTCTCTCAGTTGCCACTGCCCCTCTTCCGACAGCTCAACAACGTCGCCCACATTTGTGGTGAAAAGTAGCTGCTGATGAGTACTTCCGGGGTTGCGGGCCACCTGAGTAATTACAAATGGAACATCCTCCACTATGATTCGCAGCTTTTCGACAGGGGTGACAAGGAAGTATTCATCCCCCTCACGCTTCAAAATGCTGGCAAACAATTTCACAAGAGGGTGACGACGAATCTCTGTTCCCTCGTGGATCCAACGGCCATCAGATTTGATGACCATATCCATGTCCCCACAAAGCTCTGGGTTCCACCTTTCTACAGGTGGATGCCCATGAAATTCAGCCTGTAATTTTTGCAGCTGCTGGAACAGGGGCTCAGCCAAGGGCGGACCCCGCAGAATCGCTGTGATGGCTTGTCTGGCTTCCCTCTGGCGTTTTGCGAGAGGACATATCACCGATATGCACACCCACATCCATAATAAACTCCATCAAACCTTCCCTGTCCTCTATGACATTGGCAAAAGACTTGGAGTGATAAAGCTCTACCGCCCCTTGCACAAGCGCCCAGTATGTTGAGTAATAGAAGTATGCAGGAACGTTCTTCAGCATGCCCTGCTCCATACGGCGCTCAAAGACCCGATTGAGAGAGGTGGCATTGGAATTACGAATATTGTGGAGCTCCGCAATCATTTCTGGAGCCAGGTTCAACGCGATAATCTTCTCCTCCAGGCGCTGGAAGAGTCTATCTTTGCCAGGATCGGCCATACGAGATTCAAAATAGGCGCGGGCTGGAGCGGTGATATCACCTTGCTCGGCCAAGGCTACAGCGGTCTTGAGACGTTCAGCGAGGGATTTTTCATAATCCATCAGCAAACGCATGTAGATTTCTGTCTTGGAAATGAAGTGCTTGTAAATCGTGCCCTTACCGATATCCACACGCTCGGCAATCTGTTCGACCGTGACTTTCTCTTCACCGTGCTCCAACAGAAGCTCCAGAGCCGCATCCAGGATACGCTGCTCCCGCGCGCGGAACCGCTGAACCTTCTCTTTTGCCTTATCCATACTTCCGACCTTCTTTGCCCGTAAAAATGGGGACTGAAATTGACTATTCATTCATGAATGATAGGCAATTCAAGTCGGTTGGAAAAGTAAATCGGGGAATTAGACTGCCTAATATTAAAAATATTAGGCCATTTTGCTCAAAATTTACCCAAAATGAGCCAATTTTAAGCTGAGAGCAGACCTTTTATTTTAGCATGTGGTGACGCTTGGCGAGCCCAAGCATTGCACATAACACAG
This DNA window, taken from Microbulbifer sp. MKSA007, encodes the following:
- a CDS encoding TetR/AcrR family transcriptional regulator, which encodes MDKAKEKVQRFRAREQRILDAALELLLEHGEEKVTVEQIAERVDIGKGTIYKHFISKTEIYMRLLMDYEKSLAERLKTAVALAEQGDITAPARAYFESRMADPGKDRLFQRLEEKIIALNLAPEMIAELHNIRNSNATSLNRVFERRMEQGMLKNVPAYFYYSTYWALVQGAVELYHSKSFANVIEDREGLMEFIMDVGVHIGDMSSRKTPEGSQTSHHSDSAGSALG
- a CDS encoding DUF1285 domain-containing protein codes for the protein MAEPLFQQLQKLQAEFHGHPPVERWNPELCGDMDMVIKSDGRWIHEGTEIRRHPLVKLFASILKREGDEYFLVTPVEKLRIIVEDVPFVITQVARNPGSTHQQLLFTTNVGDVVELSEEGQWQLRDFGAPPQPIPYLEIRGGLQARVSRDVFYQLVDWALEGGRDTDKLFVQSDGKDFLLGSCN